The Coffea arabica cultivar ET-39 chromosome 1e, Coffea Arabica ET-39 HiFi, whole genome shotgun sequence genome has a window encoding:
- the LOC113699497 gene encoding serine/arginine-rich SC35-like splicing factor SCL30A produces the protein MRGRSYSPSPPRGYGRRGRSPSPRGRYGGRARDAPTSLLVRNLRHDCRPEDLRRPFGQFGPIKDTYLPRDYYTGEPRGFGFVQYVDPADAGEAKYQMDGQVFQGRQLTVVFAEENRKKPMEMRARERVGRGRHSDRRRSPVRYSRSPQYSRSPPSRYARSRSRSRDYYSPPPKRRQSSRSISPQERRYSRERSYSRSPARERSPPPYDGPRSRSRSPVRELSPPYNGSRSRSRSPVRGQSRGRSPSRSRSRSADPVDYRRDLDRDGSPYH, from the exons atgaggGGAAGGAGTTATAGTCCTTCACCACCAAGGGGTTATGGTAGAAGAGGAAGGAGCCCAAGCCCTAGGGGTCGATATGGTGGTCGTGCCAGAGATGCTCCTACAAGTCTCTTAGTTCGCAACCTTCGTCATGATTGTAG GCCAGAAGACCTCAGGAGGCCATTTGGACAATTTGGACCCATTAAAGATACCTACTTGCCGAGGGATTATTACACTGG TGAACCGCGAGGCTTTGGCTTTGTCCAATATGTGGATCCTGCTGATGCTGGCGAAGCTAAATATCAGATGGATGGGCAGGTGTTTCAAGGCAGGCAATTGACAGTTGTATTTGCTGAGGAGAACAGGAAAAAACCAATGGAAATGAGAGCCAGGGAGCGAGTAGGAAG GGGTCGTCACTCTGATCGAAGGCGTTCTCCTGTGCGTTATTCACGTTCCCCTCAATATTCTCGATCTCCACCCTCTCGCTATGCAAGGTCTCGTTCTCGAAGTCGTGATTATTATTCACCTCCTCCGAAGAGAAGACAGTCCTCAAG ATCTATCTCACCCCAAGAGAGGAGGTACAGTCGTGAGAGGTCATACTCCCGTTCTCCAGCAAGGGAACGTTCTCCTCCACCCTATGATGGCCCAAGGAGTCGCAGCAGGAGCCCTGTCAGGGAGCTTTCTCCACCATACAATGGGTCAAGGAGCCGCAGCAGAAGTCCAGTTAGGGGTCAAAGCCGGGGCAGGAGCCCGAGCCGTAGTAGAAGCAGGAGCGCTGATCCTGTGGATTACCGAAGGGACCTTGATAGGGATGGTTCTCCCTATCACTGA